Proteins encoded by one window of Bradyrhizobium sp. B097:
- a CDS encoding O-antigen ligase family protein translates to MAYAATAGTSHSPAAAPPGVLALQRALVWLAGASIAIVFIEPSPYELVTLTACVLFFGTGLRMQLVFMPLLFALIVLNVGYSIGAVPFLDKPEVVNWVLTSWYMAVTVIFFAMVMSEDTEARLDMLRRGLIVGAMIASLAGIAGYFHLVPGGYDLLTLYDRARGTFKDPNVLGAFLILPALFTLQSVVTDRFGKAFRNAIAFGIISLAILLSFSRAAWGGLIVTAAFMLALMVFTSRSQAQRSRIIVMTLIAAILAVALIAVLLSIGSVADMFKQRASFDQSYDEGRFGRFGRHILGAQMALELPFGIGPLQFHTYFPEDTHNSFLNAFMSGGWISGICYPALVFVSAIVGFRYVYKRVPWQRDYLAIFSAFLGIAGESFIIDTDHWRHFWLMLGTMWGMYAATERTRATPAEVSDEISAAA, encoded by the coding sequence ATGGCCTATGCGGCGACAGCCGGGACGTCCCATTCGCCGGCAGCAGCACCGCCAGGCGTGCTGGCGCTGCAGCGGGCGCTGGTGTGGCTCGCCGGGGCCTCGATCGCCATCGTGTTCATCGAGCCGAGCCCGTATGAACTCGTCACGCTGACCGCCTGCGTGCTGTTCTTTGGCACGGGCCTGCGCATGCAGCTTGTGTTCATGCCGCTGTTGTTCGCGCTGATCGTGCTCAATGTCGGCTACAGCATCGGCGCGGTGCCGTTCCTCGACAAGCCGGAGGTGGTGAATTGGGTCCTCACCTCCTGGTACATGGCCGTCACGGTCATCTTCTTCGCGATGGTGATGTCGGAGGATACCGAAGCGCGGCTCGACATGCTGCGCCGCGGCCTGATCGTCGGCGCGATGATCGCCTCGCTTGCGGGCATCGCCGGCTACTTCCATCTGGTGCCCGGCGGCTACGATCTGCTGACGCTGTATGACCGCGCCCGCGGCACCTTCAAGGATCCGAACGTGCTCGGCGCGTTCCTGATCCTGCCGGCGCTGTTCACGTTGCAAAGCGTGGTCACCGACCGCTTCGGCAAGGCGTTCCGCAACGCCATCGCCTTCGGCATCATCTCGCTTGCGATCCTGCTGTCGTTCTCCCGCGCCGCCTGGGGCGGCCTGATCGTCACCGCGGCCTTCATGCTGGCGCTGATGGTGTTCACCAGCCGTTCGCAGGCGCAGCGTTCGCGCATCATCGTGATGACCCTGATCGCCGCGATCCTCGCCGTTGCGCTGATCGCGGTGCTGCTGTCGATCGGCTCGGTCGCCGACATGTTCAAGCAGCGCGCGAGCTTCGACCAAAGCTATGACGAAGGCCGCTTCGGCCGGTTCGGCCGCCACATCCTCGGCGCCCAGATGGCACTCGAATTGCCGTTCGGCATCGGGCCGCTGCAATTCCACACCTACTTCCCCGAGGACACCCACAACTCGTTCCTCAACGCCTTCATGTCGGGCGGCTGGATCTCGGGCATCTGTTATCCGGCGCTGGTGTTCGTCAGCGCGATCGTCGGCTTCCGCTACGTCTACAAGCGGGTGCCGTGGCAACGCGACTATCTGGCGATCTTCTCGGCATTCCTCGGCATCGCCGGCGAGAGCTTCATCATCGACACCGACCATTGGCGGCACTTCTGGCTGATGCTCGGCACGATGTGGGGCATGTACGCGGCGACCGAGCGCACCCGCGCGACACCGGCCGAGGTCAGCGACGAGATTTCGGCGGCAGCTTGA
- a CDS encoding undecaprenyl-phosphate glucose phosphotransferase yields the protein MEPFNARSMLDAAASATAARPQVERRRRLSPAALAVTNQKVRSAYSPVVIAGVVRLADFVLLSLVGVGLYLAYVRPLAGGIHWGYIGSILGMSAAAVVCFQAADIYQVQIFRGQLRQMTRMISSWAVVFLLFIGVSFLAKLGGEVSRVWLSSFFCAGLAVLIAERLALRSMVRAWAHDGRLDRRTIIVGADQNGEKLIEALNADDDTDIHVLGVFDDRNDARAMDTCAGSPKLGKVDDIVEFARRTRVDLVLFALPISAETRILEMLKKLWVLPVDIRLSAHTNKLRFRPRSYSYVGKVPTLDVFEAPITDWDLVLKWLFDRVVGGLALLAALPVLGLVALAVKLDSPGPVLFRQKRFGFNNERIDVYKFRSLYHHQADPTASKVVTKNDPRVTRVGRFIRKSSLDELPQLFNVVLKGNLSLVGPRPHAVQSKLENRLFDEAVDGYFARHRVKPGITGWAQINGWRGEVDTDEKIQKRVEYDLYYIENWSVLFDLYILLKTPFSLLTKSENAY from the coding sequence GTGGAACCGTTTAACGCACGCTCGATGCTGGATGCCGCTGCGTCTGCGACGGCCGCTCGGCCGCAGGTCGAACGCCGCCGCCGCCTGTCGCCGGCCGCGCTCGCCGTGACCAATCAGAAAGTTCGCAGCGCCTACTCACCGGTCGTAATCGCCGGCGTGGTTCGCCTCGCCGATTTCGTGCTGCTGAGCCTGGTCGGTGTCGGGCTCTATCTCGCCTATGTCAGGCCGCTCGCCGGCGGCATCCACTGGGGATACATCGGTTCGATCCTCGGCATGTCGGCTGCGGCGGTGGTCTGCTTCCAGGCCGCCGACATCTACCAGGTGCAGATCTTCCGCGGCCAGCTCCGCCAGATGACGCGGATGATCTCGTCATGGGCCGTCGTGTTCCTGCTGTTCATCGGCGTCTCCTTCCTGGCCAAGCTCGGCGGCGAGGTGTCGCGGGTCTGGTTGTCGTCGTTCTTCTGTGCCGGCCTTGCGGTGCTGATCGCCGAACGGCTGGCGCTGCGCTCGATGGTGCGCGCCTGGGCGCATGACGGCCGGCTCGACCGCCGCACCATCATCGTCGGCGCCGACCAGAACGGCGAGAAGCTGATCGAGGCGCTGAACGCCGACGACGACACGGATATCCACGTGCTCGGCGTGTTCGACGACCGCAATGACGCCCGCGCGATGGACACCTGTGCCGGCTCACCGAAGCTCGGCAAGGTCGACGACATTGTCGAGTTCGCGCGCCGCACCCGCGTCGACCTTGTGCTGTTCGCGCTGCCGATCTCGGCGGAGACCCGCATCCTGGAGATGCTGAAGAAGCTCTGGGTGCTGCCGGTCGACATCCGCCTGTCGGCCCATACCAACAAGCTGCGCTTCCGCCCCCGCTCCTATTCATATGTCGGCAAGGTGCCGACGCTCGACGTGTTCGAGGCGCCGATCACCGACTGGGATCTGGTGCTGAAATGGCTGTTCGACCGCGTGGTCGGCGGCCTGGCCCTGCTTGCGGCGCTGCCGGTGCTGGGACTGGTGGCGCTTGCGGTGAAGCTCGACAGCCCCGGCCCGGTGCTGTTCCGCCAGAAGCGCTTCGGCTTCAACAATGAGCGGATCGACGTCTACAAGTTCCGCTCGCTCTACCATCACCAGGCCGATCCGACCGCCTCCAAGGTGGTGACCAAGAACGATCCGCGCGTCACCCGCGTCGGCCGCTTCATCCGCAAGTCCTCGCTCGACGAATTGCCGCAGCTGTTCAATGTGGTGCTGAAGGGCAATCTCTCGCTGGTCGGCCCGCGTCCGCACGCCGTGCAGAGCAAGCTGGAAAACCGCCTGTTCGACGAGGCCGTCGACGGCTACTTCGCCCGCCACCGCGTCAAGCCCGGCATCACCGGCTGGGCGCAGATCAACGGCTGGCGCGGCGAAGTCGACACCGACGAGAAGATCCAGAAGCGCGTCGAATACGACCTCTACTACATCGAGAACTGGTCGGTGCTGTTCGACCTCTACATCCTGCTCAAGACCCCGTTCTCGCTGCTGACCAAGAGCGAGAACGCGTACTGA
- a CDS encoding glycosyltransferase family 4 protein: MAQDQNQERPLRILHVVRAPVGGIIRHILDVANGQIERGHHVGIVADSLTGGTRADAVLAEIEPRLKLGVHRVAIRREPRFADFMVWAHIAGLIRKLKPDVVHGHGAKAGAYVRLRRRSNKVIRVYTPHGGSLHYPLDTWKGRFYSQLERTLMNSTDLFLFESAFARDTYQRTVGKPSGLVRCVFNGVTSEEFEPVAKADDASDVAYVGEFRRIKGADLLIDAVAKLRADGKPVTLTLGGDGEEFERLKEQVKRLSLGDAVRFIGHVKARYGFSKGSVLVVPSRGDSMPYVVIEAGAAGIPMIAANVGGIPEIFDTHTDALFAPSNAGAMADAIKAALDNPAATAARAEQLRERISEHFSQGAMVEGVLAGYRDAFAKH, translated from the coding sequence ATGGCACAGGATCAAAATCAGGAACGGCCGCTCCGCATCCTGCATGTCGTCCGCGCCCCGGTTGGCGGCATCATCCGTCACATCCTCGATGTCGCCAACGGCCAGATCGAACGCGGTCACCATGTCGGCATCGTCGCCGACAGCCTGACCGGCGGCACGCGGGCTGACGCCGTCCTCGCCGAGATCGAGCCGCGCCTCAAGCTCGGGGTCCACCGGGTGGCGATACGCCGCGAGCCGCGCTTCGCCGACTTCATGGTCTGGGCGCATATCGCCGGCCTGATCCGCAAGCTGAAACCCGATGTCGTGCACGGCCACGGCGCCAAGGCCGGCGCCTATGTCCGGCTGCGGCGGCGGTCGAACAAGGTGATCCGGGTCTACACGCCGCACGGCGGCTCGCTGCACTATCCGCTCGACACCTGGAAGGGCCGCTTCTACAGCCAGCTCGAGCGTACGCTGATGAACAGCACCGACCTGTTCCTGTTCGAGAGCGCGTTTGCCCGCGACACCTATCAGCGCACCGTGGGCAAGCCCTCAGGCCTCGTCCGCTGCGTCTTCAACGGCGTGACGTCGGAAGAATTCGAACCGGTCGCCAAGGCCGATGACGCCTCCGACGTGGCCTATGTCGGCGAATTCCGGCGCATCAAGGGCGCCGATCTCCTGATCGACGCGGTCGCCAAGCTGCGCGCCGACGGCAAGCCGGTGACGCTGACGCTCGGCGGCGACGGCGAGGAGTTCGAACGGCTCAAGGAGCAGGTGAAGCGGCTGTCGCTCGGCGATGCCGTTCGCTTCATCGGCCACGTCAAGGCGCGCTACGGCTTCTCGAAGGGCAGCGTTCTCGTGGTTCCCTCACGGGGCGATTCGATGCCTTATGTGGTGATCGAGGCCGGCGCGGCGGGAATTCCGATGATCGCCGCCAATGTCGGCGGGATCCCCGAGATCTTCGACACCCACACCGACGCGCTGTTCGCGCCCAGCAACGCCGGCGCGATGGCCGACGCCATCAAGGCCGCACTCGACAATCCCGCCGCGACCGCGGCGCGCGCCGAGCAACTGCGCGAACGGATTTCCGAACATTTCTCGCAGGGTGCGATGGTCGAGGGCGTGCTGGCCGGCTATCGCGACGCATTTGCTAAACATTAA
- a CDS encoding polysaccharide biosynthesis/export family protein, which yields MRDLRAPLVCLIAALALSGCLGRTSPVAGDPVLDSMAYGQPAFAAPAPMAVAYADPAPTREAYNLGPGDKLRVVVYGQEGLTNSYAIDAAGAITMPLIGSVPARGRTPAGLAAEITARLRNGFIREPSVAVEIESYRPFFILGEVQAPGQYPYVPNMTVESAVAIAGGFSPRARRDEVTLTHTDASGAGRFVVPLGTPIGPGETVFVGERWF from the coding sequence ATGCGCGATCTGCGCGCTCCCCTCGTTTGTCTGATTGCTGCGCTCGCGCTGTCGGGCTGCTTGGGCCGGACGTCACCGGTTGCCGGTGACCCGGTCCTCGATTCGATGGCGTATGGGCAGCCAGCCTTTGCTGCGCCCGCGCCGATGGCCGTGGCCTATGCCGACCCTGCGCCGACGCGCGAGGCCTATAATCTTGGCCCCGGCGACAAGCTTCGCGTCGTGGTCTATGGCCAGGAAGGCTTGACCAATTCCTACGCGATCGATGCGGCCGGCGCGATCACCATGCCGCTGATCGGCTCGGTGCCCGCACGCGGCCGGACGCCTGCCGGGCTTGCCGCCGAGATCACCGCGCGGCTGCGCAACGGCTTCATCCGCGAGCCATCGGTGGCGGTCGAGATCGAATCCTACCGGCCGTTCTTCATCCTCGGCGAAGTCCAAGCCCCCGGCCAATATCCCTACGTGCCCAACATGACGGTCGAGAGCGCGGTGGCGATCGCCGGCGGCTTCTCGCCGCGCGCCCGGCGCGACGAGGTCACCCTCACCCATACCGATGCATCGGGCGCCGGCCGCTTTGTCGTTCCCTTGGGCACGCCGATCGGGCCCGGCGAGACCGTCTTCGTCGGCGAACGCTGGTTCTGA